A part of Bufo bufo chromosome 7, aBufBuf1.1, whole genome shotgun sequence genomic DNA contains:
- the LOC121008742 gene encoding uncharacterized protein LOC121008742, giving the protein MSHVSDIEDALSIVESAVSERASRSSYRTWTIPKMIAELDKRGIRHSATARKAELYHLLFPEPSTGSTEQIPMSTIQLSLTQLHATINNLSSSICDMNTRLQAVESRDASPAAPSSPAPGPSTSQPSSSGHASSRQNRDSTPGLRLSDPGLDRHLVMAHTLIRKSLSENSTRNYQSGWKAFEVFRHLHPRGNVSETAFIMAFLAYCHKDLHLSFSTIRSYLSGVQHHLMIRQPDSNPIFSSHAIKATLRGIQKCSHKSGPARQPVSGDLFRKLSSSLDGSPFGPFRSCILKAALYLSFYGFLRPGEFTGTSPHNSGPALNQLTRSRERFTFTLPVSKTSQIGPPVHIEYFPTSNSWCPVAVLNGLLTTLGNRAPASPLLPFPSRPLTSSQFVKHIRSLASGFGFNPQAITGHSFRIGAASAASKHGVPAHIIRKMGRWKSSCFSRYIPHPKAEIAAAFSDLVL; this is encoded by the exons ATGTCCCACGTGTCCGACATCGAGGACGCTCTATCGATCGTGGAGTCTGCGGTATCGGAACGGGCAAGTCGCTCTTCTTACCGGACTTGGACCATCCCCAAGATGATTGCCGAGCTGGACAAGCGAGGAATCCGCCATTCGGCCACAGCCCGAAAGGCCGAATTATATCACCTATTGTTTCCTGAGCCATCCACAGGGTCCACGGAGCAGATCCCCATGTCGACCATACAGCTGTCACTAACGCAGCTACACGCCACGATAAACAATTTGTCCAGTTCCATCTGTGACATGAACACCAGGCTCCAGGCAGTCGAAAGCAGGGACGCTTCACCTGCCGCACCCTCCAGTCCCGCCCCTGGTCCTTCCACTTCCCAGCCATCTTCCTCAG gtcatgcctcAAGCCGACAGAATCGGGATTCCACCCCCGGACTTCGGCTCTCTGATCCTGGACTAGACAGGCACCTAGTCATGGCTCATACTCTCATCCGCAAGTCCCTGTCCGAAAACTCCACAAGGAACTACCAGTCGGGTTGGAAAGCTTTCGAGGTATTTCGTCACCTTCACCCCAGGGGCAACGTAAGCGAAACCGCTTTCATCatggctttcctggcatactgccacaaggaCCTACACCTCTCCTTCAGCACCATCAGATCGTATCTGTCAGGAGTCCAGCATCACCTCATGATCCGTCAGCCAGACAGCAACCCTATCTTTTCTTCCCACGCCATCAAAGCCACACTGCGGGGTATTCAAAAATGCTCTCACAAATCCGGACCCGCCAGGCAACCCGTCTCAGGGGACCTGTTCAGGAAACTCTCATCCTCCCTAGACGGCAGTCcttttggccctttcagaagctgcattctcaaaGCCGCCCTCTACCTAAGCTTCTACGGCTTTctccggcccggggaattcaccggcACCTCTCCTCACAACTCAGGCCCGGCGCTAAACCAACTCACCCGTAGTCGCGAGCGTTTCACCTtcaccttgccagtctccaaAACCTCACAAATCGGGCCCCCAGTGCACATAGAATACTTCCCGACTTCCAACTCCTGGTGTCCCGTGGCCGTCCTCAACGGGTTACTCACCACACTGGGCAATCGGGCTCCCGCcagccctctccttcctttcccgTCACGACCTCTCACGTCCTCGCAGTTTGTCAAACACATTCGCAGCCTCGCGTCCGGGTTTGGGTTCAACCCCCAGGCCATCACGGGCCATTCATTCCGGATCGGAGCCGCCTCCGCCGCCTCCAAACATGGGGTCCCGGCCCATATCATCCGTAAGATGGGCCGCTGGAAGTCCTCTTGCTTCTCACGATACATCCCGCACCCGAAAGCCGAAATCGCTGCGGCTTTCTCTGACTTAGTTCTGTAG